In 'Nostoc azollae' 0708, the following are encoded in one genomic region:
- a CDS encoding response regulator, whose product MAGTQILVVDDEADSRQYVVFVAFVLEQHGAKVTTAASATEAIQLFTQLKPDVLISNIGMPDLDGYTLLQ is encoded by the coding sequence TTGGCAGGAACTCAAATTCTGGTAGTAGATGATGAGGCAGATTCCCGCCAATATGTGGTATTTGTCGCATTTGTCCTAGAGCAACATGGGGCTAAAGTCACTACTGCGGCATCAGCCACTGAAGCTATACAACTTTTTACTCAACTCAAACCAGATGTATTAATTAGCAATATTGGTATGCCTGATCTTGACGGCTATACTCTATTACAATAG
- a CDS encoding sensor histidine kinase: MSRPIQINNHPFRFLLYLEWILLVFSVLMVILPSPSPKFAAKFPELTICSLAFFGLMGLRLPTSNQFGKIIYTATEVFLILITGFLGGRTARLFPFLYLMLVTRSCLIFQLPGRLTVTFSSFVLFLMTLKTRWMPNRLTPIVQERFRFFSFSLSVLFGLSLVFVLLLMNAVLSERQSREKLGIANDKLRQYALKIETQATLEERNRIAREIHDSLGHSLTALNLQLETALKLSKSDIPRAMTFLTRAKELGSKALQDVRNSVSTMRSHPLQSQSLEQAIGILIEDFQRANGILPSCLVSLEYAIPTEMSIPIYRIIQESFTNISKYAQASLVQLELSTTDKAVKLIVQDNGRGFDVTQNTTGFGLQSMRDRTLALGGAFTIKSAQNSGCQIIVDIPLARWKT; this comes from the coding sequence ATGTCTCGTCCTATTCAAATTAATAATCATCCATTTCGATTTCTATTGTATTTAGAATGGATATTACTGGTTTTTTCTGTATTAATGGTAATTTTACCCTCACCATCACCCAAATTTGCTGCCAAGTTTCCAGAGTTAACTATTTGTAGTTTGGCTTTTTTTGGCTTGATGGGGTTAAGATTACCTACTAGTAATCAATTTGGGAAGATTATATATACTGCCACAGAAGTATTTTTAATACTAATTACTGGATTTCTTGGCGGGAGAACAGCGCGACTTTTTCCGTTTCTCTATTTAATGTTAGTAACTCGTAGTTGTTTAATTTTTCAATTACCAGGGCGTTTAACGGTTACTTTTTCATCATTTGTGTTATTTTTGATGACACTTAAGACTCGCTGGATGCCTAATAGATTAACACCAATAGTACAAGAAAGATTTCGATTTTTCAGTTTTAGTTTATCCGTCCTATTTGGTTTAAGTTTAGTATTTGTTTTACTCTTAATGAATGCTGTTTTGTCTGAGCGTCAGAGTCGAGAAAAACTGGGAATTGCTAACGATAAACTGCGTCAATATGCTCTAAAAATCGAAACTCAAGCTACTTTAGAAGAACGCAACCGCATTGCTAGAGAAATTCATGATTCTCTAGGACATTCTTTAACTGCTTTAAATTTACAATTAGAAACTGCTCTCAAACTATCTAAATCGGATATTCCCAGGGCCATGACCTTTTTAACTAGGGCTAAGGAACTAGGTTCTAAGGCATTACAAGATGTGCGAAACTCTGTTTCTACTATGCGCTCGCATCCTTTACAGTCACAATCTTTAGAACAAGCAATTGGTATCTTAATAGAAGATTTTCAACGTGCCAATGGGATTTTACCAAGTTGTCTAGTCTCCTTAGAATATGCCATACCCACGGAAATGAGTATTCCTATTTATCGCATTATTCAAGAATCATTTACAAATATTTCCAAATATGCGCAAGCATCATTAGTACAACTAGAATTAAGTACAACAGACAAAGCTGTAAAATTAATAGTTCAAGATAATGGTAGAGGGTTTGATGTTACTCAAAATACAACGGGCTTTGGTTTGCAAAGTATGCGAGATCGCACTTTAGCATTAGGAGGCGCATTTACAATTAAATCTGCTCAAAATTCTGGTTGTCAAATAATAGTTGATATTCCTTTAGCTAGGTGGAAAACATGA
- a CDS encoding response regulator transcription factor, protein MIKVLLTDDQSLIRQGLRALLELETDLEIVGEAENGEIAIHLVKQLQPDVVLMDIRMPIIDGVAATKTIQTHFPATKVLVLTTFDDDLYIKAALQNGAMGYLLKDTPSEELAVAIRAVDKGFSQLSPEIVKKLLTQFPTTAPDPVKSIPPSLVELTPREKQVLRLIANGASNREIAHTLYISEGTVKNHVTNILSRLNLRDRTQAAILANTFLSYLEQ, encoded by the coding sequence ATGATTAAAGTCTTACTTACAGATGACCAAAGTTTAATTCGTCAGGGTTTAAGAGCATTACTAGAATTAGAAACAGATTTAGAAATAGTTGGAGAAGCAGAAAACGGTGAAATTGCCATTCATTTAGTGAAACAACTACAGCCAGATGTGGTTTTAATGGATATCAGAATGCCTATTATCGATGGAGTTGCAGCAACAAAAACGATTCAAACCCATTTTCCAGCTACAAAGGTATTAGTATTGACAACATTTGATGATGATCTATATATCAAAGCTGCATTACAAAATGGTGCAATGGGTTATTTACTCAAAGATACACCTTCAGAAGAATTAGCAGTTGCTATTCGTGCTGTTGATAAAGGATTTTCCCAACTCAGTCCAGAAATTGTTAAAAAACTTTTAACTCAATTTCCAACCACAGCACCCGACCCTGTAAAATCCATACCACCAAGTTTAGTCGAACTCACACCCAGAGAAAAACAGGTTTTACGGTTAATTGCTAACGGTGCCAGCAACCGAGAAATTGCTCATACACTCTACATTTCTGAAGGAACAGTCAAAAATCATGTTACTAACATTTTAAGTAGACTTAATTTGCGCGATCGCACCCAAGCCGCTATTCTTGCTAATACATTTTTATCATATTTAGAACAGTAG
- a CDS encoding PAS domain S-box protein — MQFNDHLIDLPSLHKVIDRYPLTISPDSHVIEAINLMNQEENHSCNLYNVARSLLRSKQQKKVNSYILIVQQGQLLGIFTLADVLKLIALNMDLAKTTMVEVMTQPVITLKLSDLDHISTVLYFLQQYSVQDLPIVDDEGNLVGIINESSLLHELDLVKVVGVVEAVNQTLTNITNQSPENYQQREKVSGKTDNLLKTWIEEKIAKEIQINEELQQTLEELQIIKEELRQQNKQLATAREITESERRRYQDLFEFTPNGFLVTDKLGVIQEANHAASSLLCVHQKYLVGKPITIFLGQSDRHNVLSHLSLSQHFQEWEIYIQPREGVPFPASIRLRAVYDRQGQWLGWCWLICNISVQKQAEKTLRRSSDELEQRVAERRRELIVANQALEQEIKERKETQAALRKSEETFRQFAENLEAYIWICSQDCSTLFYINPAYEKIWGRSCQSLWENPLSWIEAVHPEDLEPMMAEVEKQHQKGENISVQYRIIRLDGSIRWLWSRRFPIKNEQGQIQYYGGIGEDITERKQTEAAVRESEYKFHQFADNIQAVVWIASVDCTENVYVNPAYEKFWGRSRASMGNNPKSWIEGVHPQDRDRVIAQIQSQKDNESGVLEYRVLRPDGSISWLWARRFTIKNEQGQIQYFGGIAEDITEHKQTEAALKKTEEKFRYFTENSDTLIWMASKDSKETLYINPAYEKIWGRSCQSLRENPQSWREAIHPEDRDRILAEIEEHHQKGEGANLEYRIVQPNGSIRWIWGRCFPVKNEQGELDYYGSLTEDITDRKLAEESLRDSETRLTLALENANMGIWECNLITDQCICSDNVGPLYGLPKGSVCPSSHEEFFNFFYPEDREFCIQAVKRAIEQEGEFAVEYRVVWPDGSLHWLRGTGKVYHNQQGQPIRMIGTTRDISERKETEHQLYEQAALLDIATDAIFVRDFQTKILFWNQGAERIYGWQKHEAVGKNLKDLFCSKTTQQQESSALRTVVKLGTWQGELRKKTKLGQEIIVESRWTLMFDADGQPKSILIVDSDITEKKQLEEQFFRTQRLESIGTLAGGIAHDLNNILTPILGAAQLLKGRFAKDEERHPQLLAIIENNAQRGAALVKQVLSFARGLKGERGIVQVKHLIAEIIQIGKQTFPKSIEFTTQIPENLWTVSGDTTQLHQVLMNLVVNARDAMPEGGTLTITTENIYIDEAYTRMLIESKIGNYIVITVTDTGVGMTKEILDRIFEPFFTTKEFKGGTGLGLSTALGILKSHNGFVTVSSQVGKGSTFKVFLPSVESPQVPDIDQSKIPSGQGELILVVDDEPQIRDVATIILENHNYQTLTASNGVEAIVLYAQHKKNISAVLMDMMMPEMDGITAIRTLKKMNPKVQVIACSGLNTKDVFPESDEMEVQSVLFKPYTANELLRNLNQIIRNS, encoded by the coding sequence ATGCAATTCAACGATCATCTAATTGATTTGCCTTCTTTACATAAAGTTATTGATCGTTACCCTTTGACGATTAGCCCTGATAGTCATGTGATTGAGGCTATTAACTTGATGAATCAGGAGGAAAATCATAGCTGCAACTTATACAATGTTGCCAGATCATTACTTCGCAGCAAACAGCAGAAAAAAGTAAATAGCTATATTTTAATAGTACAGCAAGGGCAGTTACTAGGAATATTCACGCTTGCAGATGTATTAAAATTAATAGCATTGAATATGGATTTAGCCAAGACAACAATGGTTGAAGTGATGACCCAACCAGTCATTACATTGAAACTATCCGATTTAGATCATATTTCAACTGTTTTATACTTTTTGCAGCAATATAGTGTTCAGGATTTACCGATTGTTGATGATGAGGGAAATCTAGTAGGCATAATTAATGAATCTAGCTTGTTACATGAGTTAGATTTAGTCAAGGTTGTTGGTGTTGTTGAAGCTGTAAATCAAACGTTAACAAATATCACGAATCAGTCCCCGGAAAACTATCAGCAACGAGAGAAAGTAAGCGGCAAAACTGATAACTTGTTGAAAACATGGATAGAGGAAAAAATAGCCAAAGAAATACAAATTAATGAAGAACTTCAGCAAACCTTAGAAGAATTGCAAATTATTAAAGAAGAATTACGCCAACAAAATAAACAACTGGCTACTGCTCGTGAGATAACGGAATCGGAGCGCCGACGGTACCAAGATTTATTTGAATTTACTCCTAATGGTTTTTTAGTAACTGATAAATTGGGTGTTATTCAAGAGGCTAATCATGCAGCTTCATCTTTACTCTGTGTGCATCAAAAGTACCTAGTTGGCAAGCCAATTACAATTTTTCTTGGTCAATCAGATCGCCATAATGTTCTCTCCCATCTGAGTCTTTCTCAGCACTTCCAAGAATGGGAAATTTACATTCAACCGAGAGAAGGGGTGCCCTTCCCCGCCAGTATTAGATTAAGGGCTGTGTATGATCGCCAAGGTCAGTGGCTTGGTTGGTGTTGGTTAATATGCAATATTAGTGTACAGAAACAAGCTGAGAAAACACTGCGTCGAAGCTCAGATGAGTTGGAACAACGAGTGGCAGAACGCAGGAGAGAATTGATAGTTGCTAATCAAGCTTTGGAACAAGAAATCAAGGAGCGTAAAGAAACGCAAGCTGCTTTGCGGAAGAGTGAGGAGACATTTCGCCAATTTGCTGAAAATCTCGAAGCATATATATGGATTTGTTCCCAAGATTGCAGCACCCTCTTTTATATCAACCCGGCTTATGAGAAAATTTGGGGTCGTTCTTGCCAAAGTCTGTGGGAAAATCCTCTATCTTGGATAGAAGCTGTTCATCCAGAAGACCTTGAGCCCATGATGGCAGAGGTGGAGAAGCAGCATCAAAAGGGTGAAAATATTAGCGTACAGTATCGTATTATCCGTTTGGATGGTTCAATACGCTGGTTGTGGTCTAGACGTTTTCCTATCAAGAATGAACAAGGACAGATTCAATACTATGGTGGCATTGGTGAAGATATAACAGAACGCAAACAAACAGAAGCAGCAGTCAGGGAGAGTGAATATAAGTTCCACCAATTTGCCGACAACATTCAAGCAGTAGTTTGGATTGCTTCCGTGGATTGTACAGAGAACGTCTATGTGAACCCTGCCTATGAGAAATTTTGGGGTCGTTCTAGAGCAAGTATGGGTAACAATCCTAAATCTTGGATAGAGGGAGTTCACCCCCAAGATCGTGATCGCGTCATTGCACAAATACAAAGTCAAAAGGATAATGAATCTGGCGTTCTAGAATATCGAGTTCTACGACCTGATGGATCAATAAGCTGGCTATGGGCTAGAAGATTTACCATCAAAAATGAACAAGGACAGATTCAATACTTTGGTGGCATTGCCGAAGATATCACAGAACACAAGCAAACAGAAGCTGCACTCAAGAAGACTGAGGAAAAATTCCGATACTTTACCGAAAATAGCGATACCCTAATCTGGATGGCCTCCAAGGATAGTAAGGAAACCCTATATATTAACCCGGCTTATGAAAAAATTTGGGGACGCTCTTGCCAAAGTCTGCGGGAAAATCCTCAATCATGGAGAGAAGCGATTCATCCAGAAGACCGCGATCGCATTTTGGCAGAAATAGAGGAGCATCATCAAAAAGGTGAAGGCGCTAATTTAGAGTATCGCATCGTACAACCGAACGGATCAATCCGCTGGATTTGGGGTAGATGCTTTCCCGTTAAAAATGAACAAGGCGAGCTTGACTACTATGGTAGTCTGACCGAAGACATTACCGACAGGAAACTAGCTGAAGAATCTCTGCGAGACAGTGAAACGCGACTAACTCTAGCCCTAGAAAATGCTAACATGGGTATATGGGAGTGCAACCTGATTACCGACCAATGTATTTGCTCTGATAATGTAGGGCCACTTTATGGACTACCAAAAGGTAGTGTATGTCCATCATCCCATGAAGAATTCTTCAATTTCTTCTATCCTGAAGATCGTGAATTTTGCATTCAGGCAGTGAAACGCGCTATTGAACAAGAAGGCGAATTTGCCGTAGAATATCGCGTCGTTTGGCCTGACGGCAGCCTACACTGGTTAAGGGGTACTGGAAAGGTCTACCACAACCAACAAGGTCAGCCCATCAGGATGATTGGTACAACTAGAGATATATCTGAACGCAAGGAAACAGAGCACCAACTCTATGAACAAGCAGCATTATTAGATATCGCTACCGATGCCATTTTCGTGCGAGATTTTCAGACAAAAATCTTATTTTGGAATCAAGGTGCAGAAAGAATATATGGTTGGCAGAAACATGAAGCTGTGGGTAAAAACCTCAAGGATCTTTTCTGTTCTAAAACTACACAACAACAAGAATCAAGCGCACTCAGAACAGTAGTTAAATTGGGAACTTGGCAAGGTGAGCTACGTAAGAAAACAAAATTAGGCCAAGAAATTATTGTTGAAAGTCGTTGGACACTGATGTTTGATGCCGACGGTCAACCAAAATCTATCTTGATTGTAGATAGTGACATTACAGAGAAAAAACAACTGGAAGAACAGTTTTTCCGCACCCAGCGATTAGAAAGCATTGGTACTTTAGCTGGTGGTATTGCCCACGACTTAAATAATATATTAACTCCCATTTTAGGAGCAGCACAATTACTAAAAGGTAGATTTGCCAAAGATGAAGAACGTCATCCCCAACTATTGGCAATCATAGAAAATAATGCTCAACGTGGAGCTGCTTTAGTCAAACAAGTCTTATCTTTTGCCAGGGGATTAAAAGGAGAAAGAGGTATTGTCCAAGTGAAACATCTGATTGCAGAAATTATTCAAATTGGTAAACAAACATTTCCCAAATCTATCGAATTTACCACCCAAATTCCAGAAAACCTGTGGACTGTTTCTGGAGACACCACACAACTACATCAGGTATTAATGAATCTGGTAGTTAATGCCCGTGATGCTATGCCAGAAGGTGGCACTCTCACAATTACTACAGAAAATATTTATATTGATGAAGCTTACACCCGGATGCTGATTGAATCCAAAATTGGCAATTACATTGTTATTACTGTCACCGATACAGGTGTAGGAATGACTAAAGAAATATTAGATAGAATTTTTGAGCCATTTTTCACCACGAAAGAATTTAAAGGTGGAACAGGATTGGGTTTGTCAACTGCTTTAGGAATTCTTAAAAGCCATAATGGTTTTGTAACAGTATCCAGTCAAGTGGGTAAAGGCAGTACATTTAAGGTATTCTTACCATCTGTAGAATCTCCTCAAGTTCCTGATATAGATCAATCGAAAATACCATCAGGACAAGGAGAGTTAATTTTGGTAGTAGATGATGAACCTCAAATTCGTGATGTAGCCACAATTATTCTAGAAAACCACAATTATCAAACCCTAACTGCTAGTAATGGAGTGGAAGCGATCGTACTGTATGCCCAACACAAAAAAAATATCAGCGCAGTATTGATGGATATGATGATGCCAGAAATGGATGGGATAACCGCTATTCGCACCTTGAAAAAAATGAACCCAAAAGTTCAAGTGATTGCTTGTAGTGGACTAAATACAAAAGATGTATTCCCAGAATCAGACGAAATGGAAGTGCAATCCGTTTTATTCAAACCCTACACTGCCAATGAGTTATTAAGAAACTTAAATCAAATAATTCGTAATTCATAA
- the sipA gene encoding regulatory protein SipA — MSQEFPIGSKVRVIALPPYIKTADPMPMLRPPDIISIGEEGIVLDRRPGGYWGVRFTRGAFLIDSQYIESTEHPPESQPDSE, encoded by the coding sequence ATGTCCCAAGAATTCCCCATTGGTAGTAAAGTTCGCGTCATCGCCTTACCACCCTACATCAAAACTGCTGATCCTATGCCTATGCTGCGCCCTCCTGATATCATCAGCATTGGTGAAGAAGGTATAGTTCTTGACCGTCGTCCTGGAGGTTATTGGGGAGTACGCTTTACAAGAGGTGCTTTCCTCATAGATAGCCAATACATCGAAAGTACAGAACATCCACCGGAATCTCAGCCGGATTCAGAATAG
- a CDS encoding DUF4388 domain-containing protein, with the protein MTGNFVGFSLPELLQFLDQGKKIGILSIEFLAEENDKKKKQVYYIWLHQCRVVSAADSLDQQGLILIITQRGWISERVISRVTQISSCFINSPLGLCLKAQGLVQPEQLRLLFNSQVLRPVCA; encoded by the coding sequence ATTACTGGTAACTTTGTAGGTTTCTCCTTACCTGAATTACTCCAATTTTTAGATCAAGGGAAAAAAATAGGAATACTTAGCATTGAATTTTTAGCTGAAGAAAATGATAAGAAGAAAAAGCAAGTTTATTATATCTGGCTACATCAATGTCGTGTAGTCAGTGCTGCTGATAGTTTAGACCAACAAGGCTTAATATTAATAATTACTCAAAGAGGGTGGATCAGTGAGCGAGTAATTTCTAGAGTCACTCAAATTTCTTCTTGCTTCATTAATTCACCATTGGGATTATGCTTAAAAGCTCAAGGATTAGTGCAACCAGAACAACTAAGACTGCTATTTAATAGCCAGGTTTTGCGACCAGTATGTGCCTGA
- the gntT gene encoding guanitoxin biosynthesis MATE family efflux transporter GntT, which produces MPDVLLSRYDFLPRFYRLASVSVFSNMMVPLAGLVDIAFLGHLQDIRHLAGVILGTILFDYLYRVLKFMRSSTNTLTAYAVGLDEPKAVLLAGLRSGLIALIVSLLILLLQYPIQKFGFFLLSGSPDIEASGVDYFYGRIWGAPAVLLNFVLFGWFLGREKNGVVLLMSIVGNGSNVLLDYLMIVKWGWESAGAGLATALSQYLALIIGLIGVALSIEWQALPAAVSEIFDWVSLKETFALKSNILIRYVSLISAYSIFTNLSAVMGTNILAENGLLLQIAFLSQFAVQGVGMTIQTLTGNFKSKGNGQQMMPLLTVSMLAALAIALVFAFVSIIFPEQVFGLLTNHQEVNDSITIYTIWLLPVLAITAIAFILEGYFIGLKEGTSLRNAVLMAFFVGFIPLAIAAWYFQNNHLLWATIVSYMTTIMIALALKLPQTLNHQNLEKQKSLANS; this is translated from the coding sequence ATGCCTGATGTCTTACTAAGTAGATACGACTTTTTACCTCGCTTTTATCGGCTGGCGAGTGTGAGTGTCTTTTCTAACATGATGGTTCCTTTAGCTGGTCTGGTAGATATTGCCTTTCTAGGACATTTGCAAGATATCCGTCACTTGGCTGGGGTGATTTTGGGAACTATCCTTTTTGATTATCTTTATCGGGTTTTAAAATTTATGCGGTCGAGTACCAATACTTTGACTGCTTATGCTGTGGGACTTGATGAACCTAAAGCTGTATTACTGGCTGGATTAAGAAGTGGTTTAATTGCCTTAATAGTCAGTTTATTGATTCTACTATTGCAGTATCCTATCCAGAAGTTTGGTTTTTTTCTGTTGAGTGGTTCTCCAGACATTGAAGCCTCTGGAGTTGATTATTTCTACGGACGGATTTGGGGTGCACCTGCTGTTTTACTGAACTTTGTGTTATTTGGTTGGTTTCTAGGAAGGGAAAAAAATGGTGTAGTGCTGCTGATGTCAATTGTTGGTAATGGTTCTAATGTGTTGCTGGATTACTTAATGATTGTCAAGTGGGGTTGGGAAAGTGCTGGAGCAGGTTTAGCTACAGCTTTAAGCCAGTATTTGGCGCTAATTATTGGTTTGATTGGGGTTGCTTTGAGTATTGAGTGGCAAGCGTTACCAGCCGCAGTTTCAGAAATTTTCGATTGGGTATCTCTCAAAGAGACTTTTGCACTCAAGAGTAATATTTTGATTCGATATGTATCCTTGATTTCTGCCTACTCTATTTTCACTAATCTGAGTGCGGTCATGGGAACAAATATCTTAGCAGAAAATGGTTTGTTACTCCAGATTGCTTTTTTGAGTCAGTTTGCAGTTCAAGGTGTGGGGATGACAATCCAAACACTGACTGGTAATTTTAAAAGTAAGGGAAATGGGCAACAGATGATGCCATTACTAACTGTCTCTATGCTGGCAGCTTTGGCGATAGCATTGGTTTTTGCTTTTGTATCAATTATTTTCCCTGAGCAAGTTTTTGGTCTGCTGACTAATCATCAAGAGGTAAACGATAGTATTACTATTTATACAATCTGGTTGTTACCTGTTTTAGCCATTACAGCGATCGCCTTCATTCTTGAAGGTTATTTTATTGGTTTAAAGGAAGGTACTAGCTTACGTAATGCTGTATTAATGGCTTTCTTTGTGGGTTTTATCCCCCTAGCGATCGCAGCTTGGTATTTCCAAAACAACCACCTATTATGGGCAACTATTGTTTCTTATATGACAACTATTATGATAGCCTTGGCGTTGAAATTACCCCAAACTTTGAATCACCAAAACTTAGAAAAGCAGAAATCTCTCGCTAATTCTTGA
- a CDS encoding DUF4327 family protein yields the protein MDTTIKYDIEVIQEEARQLARKGLVNRQQPIFTLFKYIPDREWAYFEHELENNEYLLRDRIIDLLASEKWEED from the coding sequence GTGGATACTACTATAAAATACGACATCGAAGTTATCCAGGAAGAAGCTCGTCAACTTGCTAGAAAGGGGCTTGTTAACCGACAACAGCCAATTTTTACCCTTTTTAAATATATTCCTGATCGTGAATGGGCTTATTTTGAGCATGAACTCGAAAATAACGAATATTTGCTCAGAGATAGGATTATTGACTTGCTTGCCTCGGAAAAATGGGAAGAAGATTGA
- a CDS encoding CheR family methyltransferase encodes MTSPEKNLDFENLLMYIRQSRGFDFTGYKRSTLMRRIYKRMQSVNLGSFTDYIDYLQVHPAEFNYLFNTILINVTAFFRDDSAWEYLGKQIIPNIMRCKKNGAQIRIWSAGCASGEEAYTLAMLIAEILGVEDFRQWVKIYATDVDEETLQQARQAVYSAKDIQSIPLELRDKYFELVGESYVFRQDLRRSVIFGRHNLIHDAPISRIDLLVCRNTLMYFNSEVQGQILARFHFALNDTGYLVLGKAEMLLMHANLFIPIELKNRIFTKVLSTNIRDRLLVMANSTDDEPSNRFTQYLKLRELVFDTAQIAEIVININGLLVMLNEQARSLFSLSERDLDRPFQDLEISYRPIELRSLIERSYNERRPITLTNIERYLSNTEKQYLDVRITPLQDTDLSFLGVTITFHDVSRYLKLQEALQRYQQDLETTNEELQSTNEELETTNEELQSTNEELETINEELQSTNQELETMNEELQSANEELQTINYEFSQRTLELNRTNIFIISILKSLQTGMVVIDKSFSILIWNHLLEDLWGLRTEEVIHKSLFSLDIGLPVEKLRSPIRDFLFGKQQFQEMILDAINRRGKPIRCYIAITPLMDREIEGVVLIMVDIEKMKSMISAQEIEARRQQH; translated from the coding sequence ATGACTTCCCCAGAAAAAAACCTCGATTTTGAAAATTTACTGATGTATATCAGACAAAGCCGGGGTTTTGATTTCACAGGCTATAAAAGATCAACGTTAATGCGTCGTATATATAAGCGAATGCAGTCAGTAAATCTAGGAAGTTTTACAGATTATATAGACTATCTTCAAGTTCATCCAGCAGAATTTAATTATTTATTCAATACTATTTTGATTAATGTAACTGCCTTTTTTCGGGATGATTCTGCCTGGGAATATCTGGGAAAACAAATCATACCCAATATCATGAGATGTAAAAAAAATGGTGCGCAGATTCGCATTTGGTCTGCTGGTTGTGCTTCTGGAGAAGAGGCTTATACTCTAGCAATGCTCATAGCAGAAATATTAGGAGTAGAAGATTTTCGTCAATGGGTAAAAATTTACGCCACAGATGTGGATGAAGAAACTCTTCAGCAAGCTCGTCAAGCAGTATATTCAGCCAAAGATATCCAGTCCATACCATTGGAACTGCGGGATAAATATTTTGAATTAGTAGGGGAAAGTTATGTATTTAGGCAGGATTTACGCCGTTCTGTAATTTTTGGTCGTCATAATTTAATTCACGATGCACCAATTTCTCGGATAGATTTACTAGTGTGCCGCAATACACTCATGTATTTCAATAGTGAGGTTCAGGGACAGATATTAGCTCGTTTCCATTTTGCGCTGAATGATACGGGTTATCTCGTTTTGGGGAAAGCAGAGATGCTGTTGATGCACGCTAATTTATTTATACCTATAGAATTAAAAAACCGAATATTTACTAAAGTTTTATCAACAAACATACGTGATCGCTTATTAGTGATGGCAAATTCTACTGATGATGAACCTAGCAACCGATTTACTCAATATCTTAAACTCCGAGAGCTAGTTTTTGATACAGCCCAAATTGCGGAAATAGTCATTAATATTAATGGTTTATTAGTGATGCTGAATGAGCAAGCACGTTCTTTATTCAGTTTGTCAGAAAGAGATTTAGATCGTCCTTTTCAGGATTTAGAAATTTCCTATCGACCAATAGAGTTGCGATCGCTGATTGAAAGATCATATAACGAGCGTCGTCCCATCACTTTGACAAATATAGAGCGATATTTATCTAACACTGAAAAGCAATATTTAGATGTAAGGATTACACCACTCCAAGATACTGATCTAAGTTTCTTAGGTGTCACCATTACTTTTCATGATGTTAGTCGTTATCTTAAACTTCAAGAAGCACTGCAACGTTATCAGCAAGATTTAGAAACTACTAATGAAGAACTGCAGTCTACCAACGAAGAATTAGAAACCACTAACGAAGAACTCCAGTCTACTAACGAAGAACTAGAAACTATTAACGAAGAACTCCAATCTACAAATCAAGAACTGGAGACAATGAATGAAGAACTTCAATCTGCAAATGAGGAACTACAAACAATTAATTATGAATTTAGTCAACGGACATTAGAACTTAACCGGACTAATATTTTTATTATTTCCATTCTCAAAAGTCTACAAACAGGAATGGTCGTAATTGATAAAAGCTTTAGTATTTTAATTTGGAATCATTTATTAGAAGATTTATGGGGCTTACGCACTGAAGAAGTGATTCATAAATCTCTCTTTAGCTTAGATATTGGTTTACCTGTAGAAAAGTTGCGATCGCCTATCCGCGACTTCCTATTTGGGAAACAACAATTTCAGGAAATGATTTTAGATGCCATTAATCGTCGGGGCAAGCCAATTAGATGTTATATTGCTATTACTCCCCTCATGGACAGAGAAATAGAAGGGGTAGTTTTGATTATGGTGGATATTGAGAAAATGAAGAGTATGATTTCCGCTCAAGAAATTGAAGCAAGACGACAGCAGCATTAA